The genomic window GCCCATAGAGCTGATGATATAATGACAGCTTTACGCTTAAAAGATGATTTTGACATAAACTTAGCTATTCAACATGGGACAGAAGCCCATTTGATTAGTGATGAGTTAGTAAAAAGGGATGTAGCCGTATTTTTAGGACCCTTATTAGTAAATCGAGCAAAGGTGGAAATGAAAGAAATATCCTTTAAAAATGCAGATATGCTAGCTGAAAGAGGAGTGAAATTTAGTTTCATATCAGATCATCCAGTTACACCAGTTGAACATTTAAGAGTTTATGCAGCTCTAGCTGTAAGAGAAGGACTTAATGAAAATATAGCATTTCAAGCCTTAACAACAGTTCCGGTTGAAGTGTTACAGGTAGAGCATGAGTTAGGCACTATAAGAAGTGGTAAACGTGCAGATTTAGTTATACATGATGGCCACCCTTTTGATTTCTCTACTAAAACAGTGCAGACCTTTGTAGACGGAGAATTTTTGGGGGGATAGAATTGAATAGGGGAGATACCTTTAATGTTCATGTTGATGGTAAGGTGCTTACTGTATGTGTATTAGGATTTTATAATGAAGAATACTCGGGAGAGGAAATGGTAATCTTAGCGGTTGTTAATCAGGATAACCTTGTTCATGTACCTCTAGATGACATAAATGCCATTATCCCTCAGAATAAATTTCTAAATTAAAGTCTAATTACCAAGAACCTAACGGTTCTTTTTTTTTGGCATTATTTACTTCAAGGAGGTTTGTGGATTAGTTAGAATAAGTAAATATTTAATAAATTTGTAGGAGTGTTTTGTAATGAGAAAAAAAGTGTCCCTGTTATTGATTTTATCTCTAGTATTGTTAAGCTTTGCTATTACAGGATTTATAAACCCTGGACCCTCTATAAATATAAATGGTGAGCAAAGAAGCTACGATCTTCCTAACCATATTGTAGATAATAGAACAATGGTACCGGTTAGATTTTTTGTAGAAGACAAAGTTTTTGATGGTAAGATAGAGTGGAATAATGAGTTAAGAAAAGTAGATATTCAACTTCAAGATACTATCATAGAGTTAATAGTTGATAACAAAAATGCTAAAGTTAATGGAAAAACTATAAACCTTGATGTAGCCCCATACATATTTCAAAACAGAACTTATGTACCTTTAAGATTTATATCAGAAGCCGTAGAAGCAGAAGTAGGGTGGAATGATAGTAAGCGGGAAGTAACCATAGATTTTGAAAATAAATCTAATAATCCAATGGTATTTGCTTATTATTACTTTAGAGCATTTGAAGAGTACAAAGAAAATGCCCACTTATTTACTGATGTGGCATTTAGGTGGTTAGAGACCAATGGTCGAGGAGATCTTTTTTATGAGTATCAAGATGATTATGAGGAAATACTACAATTTTCACATGAACAAGGGATAAATACTCATGCAAGTGTAATGCTTTTTGATCCAGATCAACTAAATCAATTACTTAGAAGTCCAGAAAATAGAGCTAGATTAATTAACAACTTAATTCAAGAAGTGCAAAGTTATAATTACGATGGTGTAAATATAGATTTTGAGTTTCTAAAGCCTGAAGATGCACCTTACTTAAACATATTTTTAGAAGAACTAAAATACAGATTGCCTGCAGATAAAACATTATCTGTTGCTGTATTTGGTAGAACTGCTAATGATAGATGGCCAATAGGTTATGATTATCAAAGGATAGGTGAAATTGCTGATTTAGTTGCAGTAATGTCATATGACTACAGATATAGAACAAGTGAACCTGGACCAGTAGCACCTCTTTGGTGGGTAGCTGAAAATATTTCGTATTTTTCTTCAATTATGCCTGAAGAAAAAATACTCATAGGTCTAGCAACTTATGGTTATGATTGGGGAGCAGGTCAACCTAGAGCCAATGTTGTAAGTGCAAATAGTATGACAGAACTTAGAAGCCAGTATTATATTACTGAGCACTTTAGTGAGGAACACTACAGTCCGTATTTTACATACCGTGACCATAACAATGTCTCACGTCAAATATGGATGGAAAACGAAAGAAGCCTACAAGCAAAATATGACCTAGTAATGGATAATGACCTAGCAGGAGTAATGTTCTGGAGAATTGGTACAGGCTTTACGGACTTATATAACATGCTCGAGAAAAACTAATAATTGCATATCATTGGGGACGCGGTATGCCGCGTCCCCAATGATATACCCCTTATTTTATTATTCTTACCTTAGTTCCTATTTCTACCATATCATATAGTTCATTAATTGATTTATTATACATGCGTATGCAGCCACCGGATTGATGAGTTCCTATGGTGCTTTCATCATTGGTTCCGTGGATACCGTATTTGTCTCCCTTAGGAGCTCTAGAATCAGGGCCACCGTCATCTTTATTTCCTCTTTTATCTTTATCACATGGTACTTTTAAACCCATCCATCTTGAACCCATGGGTGCATGTTCGTCTTTTCCACCAGGGTATTTTGTTTTATTATCTATTACAAAAATTCCTTCGGGTGTATAATCAGGTTTTTCACCAGTTGCAACCTTATAACGCTTTACTAATTCACCTTGATCATAAAAATACAGTTTATTTTCAGACTTACTAATAATTATATAAGGTTTTTCCACGTCTACATTAGGATAAGTAAGGCTTATCTTTGTTTCTGGTTTTATTTCTACTAAATAAGAAAGTTTTTCTCCTTTTAAAATATATGCTTTTTTTATGTTTCTATCTATAAAAGGAGGCTCATTTTCAGGTTTATCAGAAATAACTTTTACTAACATTAAAGATTCCTCAGAAATAGAAACAGTTTGACTTAAACCTGTAGTTTTATTTACTATATAAAGCCGATTATTATTAAAATTTATTATATGCTCTTCATCTTCACCTAAATTTTCACCCAAAATTGTTTCATCAGGTATAGGTCTAGCCGGTGGACTATCATTATAAAAAAATATTTGGTAACTTGCAGTTACAATTATTAACCCTAAAAGAAAAATTGAAGCATAACGAATCATAAGAAAACCTCCTTAAATATCTTCTATTATTATATTGTGCTTTTTCATTAAACTTTTTTCTGGATATAATTACCACATGCTAAAAAAATGCTAATAGATAATGTCTGTTTATATAATATTTTCTAATATATAATGTTTTTATAGAATTTTTAGGCAAAAAAGACTAGAATTGAGCGGGAGGGGAGAAAATGTCTAAAGAACAACCAAATTTATTTTTTGATACTGACTCTAAAAATGAAAAAAATAATTCAGAAATGAATGAAACAATAGCGTATACTCCTTTTCTTCCTAGTATTAAAAGTCATGAAGCATTTTTAGATATTAACTCTTATGACGAACTAAAGAAAATAGCTAACAAATGTGAAAATTGTGGTTTAAGAAAAGGTTGTAAGCAAGTAGTTTTCGGTGATGGAAATAATAAATCAGATATTATGTTTATTGGGGAAGGTCCGGGGCAGGATGAAGATAATCAGGGAATACCATTTGTGGGTCCTGCAGGACAACTTTTAGATAGAATACTTAATGCAGCTGAAATAAATAGAGAAGCAGTTTATATAACTAATGTAGTTAAATGTAGGCCACCTAGTAATAGACTCCCTAACCCAGAAGAGGTTAAAGTCTGTCGAGGATACTTAGAGGCTCAAATAAGGATAATAAACCCTAAAATTATTGTTTGTTTAGGTTCAAAAGCTACCCAGGTAGTCATAAATTCTAAGGCTAGAATTACTAAAATGAGAGGCCAATGGATTCTTCGCAATGGTATTAAGATAATAGCCACTTTTCATCCAGCTGCACTATTAAGAAATGAAGAATATAAAAGACCAACTTGGGAAGATTTTAAGAAAATTAGAGATGAATATAAAAGTTTAGGTTGATAATGAGGTGATTATTTGGAATTGATTATTACAAGTGATGAAGAAATGCAGGTTTTAGGGGAAAATTTATCATCTATCTTAAGTGAAAATGATATAGTTTTTTTAATAGGTGAGCTTGGTGTTGGTAAAACAACACTAGTTAAAGGTTTAGCTAAAGGATTGAATTATAAAGAAAATGTTAGTAGCCCAACCTTTAGTTTAATGAATATTTATGAGACTTCACCTAAGATTTATCATTTTGATTTTTATCGTTTAGAAGGATGTGAAATAACAGATATTGGTATAGATGATTATTTACACAATGATGGTATTGCCATAATTGAATGGGCAAATATCGGAGGTGACCAGCTTCCTGAAGCTGATTATTTGTTATATATTGACCTAATTGATGATGATTATGATAATCCTCGTAAGGTAACAATTAAGGCAAATTCCCAAAAAATTGAGGAGTTGAGTGATATTGTTAGTGTTAGCGGTAGATAGTGCCACACCTACACAAGGAGTTGCATTATTTTATGATAATAGACTTATAAAAGAGGAATTTACTAATATTAAAAAAACTCATTCAGAAACACTTATGTTAGTAATAGATAGAGTGTTAAATGAATGTAGTTATAAGGTGGATGATTTAGATGCTATTGCTATAAGTATAGGTCCAGGCTCATTTACAGGTTTAAGAATAGGATTAGCTACTGTAAAAGGCTTATGTCAAGGTGCTAATATATCCCTTATAGGAATTCCTACTCTTGATGCTATGGCTGAAAATGTTTATTCCGATAATGCTTTAATATGTCCACTTCTTAACGCGAGAAAGCAAGAAGTATATACAGCAATTTATACTTCTGATTCTTATCGTAAAAACAAAATTACAGATTATATAGCTGTTTCTCCAGAGAAATTATGTGAGATTATACAAAACCAACTCCATAATTATAATAAAGATAAAGTAATATTTTTAGGTGATGGATATGAGCCTTATAAAGAAGTTTTTCAACAAAAATTAGATAAAAAGGTGATGTGTGCTCCACTGCATATGATGTATCCTAGAGCTTCCTCTATGGGAGCTATAGCTATAGATAAATATAATAAACAAGAGTTTGATGACCCCTTTGCTATTCGTCCCCTTTACTTAAGGTTATCTGAAGCTGAAAATAGGCTAGGAAGAGGAGCGTTATAGTAAGTGTTAAATCAGGATTTTCTTATTAGGAAAATGACAGAAGCCGATGTTGATAGTGTTAGAAAAATAGAACTAGAATCGTTTACTGCTCCATGGTCTAGGGAGTCATTTCAATTAGAGCTTAATAATAAATTTGCCACTTATTTTGTATGTGACTTTGAAGGAGAAATTATGGGGTACGGAGGCATTTGGATAGTTTTTGAAGAAGCTCACATTACTAATGTAGCAGTTTCTTCTATTTATCGTAAGAAGGGTGCTGGAAAGGCTTTATTAACCCAATTAGTAGAAATTGCTCGCAAAAAAAAGGCTACTCATATTTTATTAGAAGTTAGACCGTCAAATGAACCGGCCTTTAATATGTATAAAAA from Candidatus Syntrophocurvum alkaliphilum includes these protein-coding regions:
- the rimI gene encoding ribosomal protein S18-alanine N-acetyltransferase, producing the protein MLNQDFLIRKMTEADVDSVRKIELESFTAPWSRESFQLELNNKFATYFVCDFEGEIMGYGGIWIVFEEAHITNVAVSSIYRKKGAGKALLTQLVEIARKKKATHILLEVRPSNEPAFNMYKNFDFIPTGIRHNYYSDNNEDAIIMTKYLT
- a CDS encoding L,D-transpeptidase family protein, whose amino-acid sequence is MIRYASIFLLGLIIVTASYQIFFYNDSPPARPIPDETILGENLGEDEEHIINFNNNRLYIVNKTTGLSQTVSISEESLMLVKVISDKPENEPPFIDRNIKKAYILKGEKLSYLVEIKPETKISLTYPNVDVEKPYIIISKSENKLYFYDQGELVKRYKVATGEKPDYTPEGIFVIDNKTKYPGGKDEHAPMGSRWMGLKVPCDKDKRGNKDDGGPDSRAPKGDKYGIHGTNDESTIGTHQSGGCIRMYNKSINELYDMVEIGTKVRIIK
- the tsaE gene encoding tRNA (adenosine(37)-N6)-threonylcarbamoyltransferase complex ATPase subunit type 1 TsaE, which encodes MELIITSDEEMQVLGENLSSILSENDIVFLIGELGVGKTTLVKGLAKGLNYKENVSSPTFSLMNIYETSPKIYHFDFYRLEGCEITDIGIDDYLHNDGIAIIEWANIGGDQLPEADYLLYIDLIDDDYDNPRKVTIKANSQKIEELSDIVSVSGR
- a CDS encoding uracil-DNA glycosylase — protein: MSKEQPNLFFDTDSKNEKNNSEMNETIAYTPFLPSIKSHEAFLDINSYDELKKIANKCENCGLRKGCKQVVFGDGNNKSDIMFIGEGPGQDEDNQGIPFVGPAGQLLDRILNAAEINREAVYITNVVKCRPPSNRLPNPEEVKVCRGYLEAQIRIINPKIIVCLGSKATQVVINSKARITKMRGQWILRNGIKIIATFHPAALLRNEEYKRPTWEDFKKIRDEYKSLG
- the tsaB gene encoding tRNA (adenosine(37)-N6)-threonylcarbamoyltransferase complex dimerization subunit type 1 TsaB, with amino-acid sequence MLAVDSATPTQGVALFYDNRLIKEEFTNIKKTHSETLMLVIDRVLNECSYKVDDLDAIAISIGPGSFTGLRIGLATVKGLCQGANISLIGIPTLDAMAENVYSDNALICPLLNARKQEVYTAIYTSDSYRKNKITDYIAVSPEKLCEIIQNQLHNYNKDKVIFLGDGYEPYKEVFQQKLDKKVMCAPLHMMYPRASSMGAIAIDKYNKQEFDDPFAIRPLYLRLSEAENRLGRGAL
- a CDS encoding glycosyl hydrolase family 18 protein, with the protein product MRKKVSLLLILSLVLLSFAITGFINPGPSININGEQRSYDLPNHIVDNRTMVPVRFFVEDKVFDGKIEWNNELRKVDIQLQDTIIELIVDNKNAKVNGKTINLDVAPYIFQNRTYVPLRFISEAVEAEVGWNDSKREVTIDFENKSNNPMVFAYYYFRAFEEYKENAHLFTDVAFRWLETNGRGDLFYEYQDDYEEILQFSHEQGINTHASVMLFDPDQLNQLLRSPENRARLINNLIQEVQSYNYDGVNIDFEFLKPEDAPYLNIFLEELKYRLPADKTLSVAVFGRTANDRWPIGYDYQRIGEIADLVAVMSYDYRYRTSEPGPVAPLWWVAENISYFSSIMPEEKILIGLATYGYDWGAGQPRANVVSANSMTELRSQYYITEHFSEEHYSPYFTYRDHNNVSRQIWMENERSLQAKYDLVMDNDLAGVMFWRIGTGFTDLYNMLEKN